Part of the Candidatus Amarolinea dominans genome is shown below.
GTTGTGGTGCGATGGCGTAATCCATGAAGTTTCCCGGTGAAGGATGGATGCGAATAATCACCTTCACGCCCGTGTTGGCGGCCGCGCGCAAATAGTTGAAGAGAGTCGAGTTCCTAACCCGTGCGCCGGTGATGCTGCACCAGGCGCCGTTGCGCTCGATCTCATACAGGTTGCTGCTGATCACCAGGACTGCGGCCGGCCATTTGCCGTTGGGCGGCTGCAGCCTGCTCAGCATGGGATCGCTCCACTGTGCGCTGGGTTGTGTGCCCAGGTGCATACCGGTCTTGATCTTGCGGTCTGACGGGGGCGGGGGTGGAGTCGCCGTGGGCGTCCTGGTCGGGGTTCTAGTGGGCGTACGGGTGGGAGTAGCCGCTATCGGCGGGGTTGGGGTGCGCGTCGGCGTGCGCGTACGCGTAGGGGTGGTGGTGGGCGTACGGGTATAGGTTGCCGTCGGAGTACGGGTGCGCGTGTAGGTTGGAGTCGGCGTGCGCGTGGGGGTGCGCGTGTAGGTTGGAGTCGGCGTGCGCGTGGGGGTGCGCGTATAGGTCGGGATCGGCGTGCGCGTGGGGGTGCGCGTGAACGTGGGCGTCCAGGTCGCGGTAGGTGGGATGGGTGTATGCGTGGGGGTGCGCGTGAACGTGGGCGTCCAAGTGGCTGTCCAGGTCGCAGTACGTGTAGGAAGCGGCGTCGGCGTCGCGGTCTGGACATCAAACGTGGAGTCGTCAATGAAAAAACTGGATATGTTCGATACGTCCGTGTGGCCCCGTAAGCGCACGCGTACACTTCTACCCCTGATGGCACCCAATTCGTCTGATGTCAGCGTTCGGTTGGTCAGAACCCATCCGGTGGTACGCGGCACCGCGTCGCGCGTGAACACCCCTACGTATACCTGGTTCTCATCAGTTGGGTTGACCAGTTGAACGTTCAGATTGTCGTAGCCGACCGCGCTCTCTTCAGTGGTGACCCAATACCACAGGCTGAAAATAGCGCTACTGGCAGTGGCAGGCACCGTGACATCCTGGTAGAGCTTATCATTCCAGTTGTTGGCTCCACCAAACCAGGCAACATAACTCCCATTATGAGGCGTGATACCCTCAGGGAGTTCCTCATACCGCGTGATCACTCCCTGCGCGGGAATCTCGATCCAATACTGGTGCCCAGATTCAAAGCCGCTGTTAGGCAGTAGCTCACTTTCTGGTAAGTGCTCCTGCAATGGAGTTGCGATTGAGATTGACCTTCGGGCATTGGGGCTGGTGAGCCTGTGTGGCTTATGTTCAACCAACGCCGACTGTACGATGTCGTTCACAATCCCGTGTCGCGGCGGTTGCGCCAGCAAAACTGATTGCCTGAAAAGTGCTGCATCTGACGAACCGGGGAAAGAAACGGAGGTTAACGCGGCTGACAGAGGGACGACAATGTTATTATAAGTTATTTGCAGGGGGGGGGGGTAACAACAGCCATGACAGCTTGGGGCAACAAGGCGACAGCGAGCGCCAGGAATAGCATACGTCGAAAGAATGTCGAAAATGTTAGAACCATAACGAACGCCTCCTTCTTGGGGTAATCTAACGTGAATTCCGACCCAAATTTCGCGCCCTCGGCGTTCTCGAGGACAAATACCAGGCCTGGTCGGCTACAAGCGTGCGCCCCTACTCCACAACCTGAATGGCGCCGGCGCTGAGCTCGAGCAGGGCGGCGCGGCAGTCGTTGACCTGCTCGACAGGCAGGCTCACGCTCAAGGTGACCTCGGCGGCAAACTGGCTCTCGATCACTTCGGCCTCGAACGCGGGCAGCAGCCGTGCCAGGGGCTGGTACAGGCGGTAGGGCAGCGTCACGTGCAGCAGCACGCGCTCGACTTTTTCAAGCAACGGCAACTGCAGCAGGGCCGCCTTGACGCCGCCACTGTACGCGCGCACCAGGCCGCCGGTGCCGAGCTTGACGCCGCCGAAGTAGCGCGTGACCACGGCGCCGATGTCACCCACCCCGCTGCCCAGCAGCACCTGCAACATCGGTTTGCCGGCGACGCCGGCCGGTTCGCCGTCGTCGCTCATGCCAATTTGCGCGGTGGAGCCGGGGGCGCCCACCACGTAAGCCCAGCAGTTGTGGCTGGCATCGGCAAATTCAGTGCGCGCGCGGGCCACGAACGCGCGCGCTTCTGCCAGCGTGCCCACAGCCGCCAGCGTGGTGATGAAGCGCGAACGCAGGATGATCTCCTCCGTGCGGGTTTCGCTGGCCGGAATTGGGTAGCGGGTCGTCATGAGCGGAGAGCTTGGGTCACAGGACGCGTCAACCTCAGGGCGCCGGCTGCAACAACAGATCGCCGCTGGCGCGGGTCTCGGCCATCCAGCCCTCGCGTCCGGCTGAAACCCGCACCTGCCACCAGGTGAGGTTGTCAGCCGTCTGCGGGCCGCCGATGATGTCCACGGTGGCGTCACGCGGCACGGTGCCCAGGATGTCACCGGCCGGTTTGTTGAGATAGCCCGGCGTGCGCCGCAGGTTGACGGCCGCGGCCGCGATGACCTGCGCGGAGCGGCCCACCGCCAATCCCTGCTCGGCGCCCTGGATCGCGGGCGGCGGAAGTGTCGCCGCGGCCGCTGCGGCCACGGCCGGCGGCGTCCAGGCCGGGCCTGGGCGCACGTCCAACTCGGGGCGCACGAACAAAAAGGCCAGCAGGCACAAGAAGGCGCCAACCAGGGCAAAACCGGCCAGCAAGCCGGCGCCAAAGCGCTGCCAGATCGGTGTCACTGACGATGATGGCATGGTTGACCTCATGACAAACCGCGGTGAGGGGCATGGGACAGTTGCACGCGTGGGTCCTTTTCAAGGAGCTGCGCCAGCCCCTGCGGCAGAGTCACACTGGGGGCATAGCCGAGCAAATGTTGGGCCTTGTGCAGGTCCGCCACCATGTGTACGACCCCGCCGGTCTCGTGATCGTTGTAGAGCACCTCAGGCGCACGCCCAGCCGCGGCCGCAATGGCCTGAATCAGTTCGTTGATCGTGGTTTCCTGCCCAGATCCGACATTGATAATCTGACGGTTCACGTCAGGCGCCTGGCTGGCTGCCACCAGCGCGGAGACGACATCATCCACATAGACAAAATCACGCGTCTGCTGGCCGTTGCCAAAAACCACCAGGGAGCCGCCGGCGAGCGTCTGTTTGAGCAACTGCGGCACCACCGGTGCATGCACCGGTGGAATGCGTTGACCGGGGCCATAGGCGTTGAAAATACGCAGGGCTACTGTCTCGATGTGGTGCAACGCGCCCAGGGTGAACACATAGTGCTCGGCGGCCAACTTGGCGACCGCGTAGGGCACCTGCGGGTTCGGACGCATGGCTTCGTGCAGGGGCAGGCTGGCCTGCACGCCGTAAATCGTGGCCGACGAGGCCAGCACGACCCGCGCGACACC
Proteins encoded:
- a CDS encoding SH3 domain-containing protein, which produces MPSSSVTPIWQRFGAGLLAGFALVGAFLCLLAFLFVRPELDVRPGPAWTPPAVAAAAAATLPPPAIQGAEQGLAVGRSAQVIAAAAVNLRRTPGYLNKPAGDILGTVPRDATVDIIGGPQTADNLTWWQVRVSAGREGWMAETRASGDLLLQPAP
- a CDS encoding YigZ family protein; the protein is MTTRYPIPASETRTEEIILRSRFITTLAAVGTLAEARAFVARARTEFADASHNCWAYVVGAPGSTAQIGMSDDGEPAGVAGKPMLQVLLGSGVGDIGAVVTRYFGGVKLGTGGLVRAYSGGVKAALLQLPLLEKVERVLLHVTLPYRLYQPLARLLPAFEAEVIESQFAAEVTLSVSLPVEQVNDCRAALLELSAGAIQVVE
- a CDS encoding NAD-dependent epimerase/dehydratase family protein, with translation MRVLITGGAGFLGTALANRLVELGHHVRVLDDLSAGDPARLSPRVLFTRGDVRDVPKLWSLLQSVQCVFHLAARVSVPESVLYARDYNDVNVGGTVAVMEAMRDVGVARVVLASSATIYGVQASLPLHEAMRPNPQVPYAVAKLAAEHYVFTLGALHHIETVALRIFNAYGPGQRIPPVHAPVVPQLLKQTLAGGSLVVFGNGQQTRDFVYVDDVVSALVAASQAPDVNRQIINVGSGQETTINELIQAIAAAAGRAPEVLYNDHETGGVVHMVADLHKAQHLLGYAPSVTLPQGLAQLLEKDPRVQLSHAPHRGLS